From Methylobacterium radiodurans, a single genomic window includes:
- a CDS encoding efflux transporter outer membrane subunit — MALALALTALTGCVVGPDYSRPSVETPLAFKQGGAREDSAAQVAARKNWRAAAPNDHAERGDWWRVFNDPALDRLIRLVDVDNQTLRQSVAAYRQARAIVEQARAALYPTVVGAPSITRQRVAGTERTSVALLGQASWELDLFGGIRRNLESQTALAQADAAQLALTRLAIQAEVATNYFSLRYADSLQKLLNENVENFKRTLQITENQYNAGVAARSDVITAQTQVQTTQASAVAVGLTRATFEHAIATLIGRPPSELRLPVNLLPNRPPAVPVGIPSDLLERRPDVAQAERLVQSQSEQIGVAVAAFYPTVTLSASGGISGATRNGLLSAANQVWSVAASGTEVLFDGGARSAALQAARAGYDASVANYRQTVLSAFAEVENGLAGVRILARQQAAQDEAVTSARRAVEITLNEYRAGTQNFTTVVTAQNLQLTNEVAALQIRLNRFTTAITLVRALGGGWDARSLPGDAELKGPRLPIDLSPAVRVEE, encoded by the coding sequence ATCGCGCTCGCGCTGGCCCTCACCGCCCTCACCGGCTGCGTCGTCGGCCCGGACTATTCGCGCCCCTCCGTCGAGACCCCGCTCGCCTTCAAGCAGGGCGGCGCCCGCGAGGACAGCGCGGCGCAGGTGGCAGCGAGGAAGAACTGGCGCGCCGCCGCCCCCAACGACCACGCCGAGCGCGGCGACTGGTGGCGCGTGTTCAACGACCCGGCCCTCGACCGGCTGATCCGCCTCGTCGATGTGGACAACCAGACGCTCCGCCAGTCGGTCGCAGCCTACCGGCAGGCCCGCGCCATCGTCGAGCAGGCCCGTGCCGCGCTCTACCCGACCGTCGTCGGCGCGCCCTCCATCACGCGCCAGCGCGTCGCCGGCACCGAGCGCACCAGCGTGGCGCTGCTCGGCCAGGCGAGCTGGGAACTCGACCTGTTCGGCGGGATCCGGCGCAACCTCGAGAGCCAGACGGCCCTGGCCCAGGCGGATGCCGCGCAGCTGGCGCTGACCCGGCTCGCCATCCAGGCGGAGGTCGCGACGAACTACTTCTCGCTGCGCTACGCCGACTCGCTGCAGAAGCTGCTCAACGAGAACGTCGAGAACTTCAAGCGCACGCTCCAGATCACCGAGAACCAGTACAACGCGGGCGTCGCCGCCCGCTCCGACGTGATCACCGCCCAGACCCAGGTCCAGACCACGCAGGCCTCCGCGGTCGCGGTCGGCCTCACCCGGGCGACCTTCGAGCACGCCATCGCGACGCTGATCGGGCGCCCGCCCTCCGAGCTGAGGCTGCCGGTCAACCTGCTGCCGAACCGCCCGCCCGCGGTGCCGGTCGGCATCCCCTCGGACCTCCTGGAGCGGCGCCCGGACGTCGCCCAGGCCGAGCGCCTCGTGCAGTCGCAGAGCGAGCAGATCGGGGTGGCGGTCGCGGCCTTCTACCCGACCGTGACGCTCTCGGCCTCCGGCGGCATCTCGGGCGCGACCCGTAACGGGCTCCTGTCGGCGGCCAACCAGGTCTGGTCGGTCGCCGCCTCCGGCACCGAGGTCCTGTTCGACGGCGGCGCCCGCTCGGCCGCGCTCCAGGCGGCGCGCGCCGGCTACGATGCGTCGGTCGCCAACTACCGGCAGACCGTGCTCTCGGCCTTCGCGGAGGTCGAGAACGGACTCGCGGGCGTCCGCATCCTCGCCCGCCAGCAGGCGGCGCAGGACGAGGCCGTGACCTCCGCCCGGCGCGCGGTCGAGATCACGCTGAACGAGTACCGGGCTGGCACCCAGAACTTCACCACGGTGGTGACCGCCCAGAACCTGCAGCTCACGAACGAGGTCGCAGCGCTGCAGATCCGGCTCAACCGCTTCACCACCGCGATCACCCTCGTGCGCGCGCTCGGCGGCGGCTGGGACGCGCGCAGCCTGCCCGGCGACGCCGAGCTGAAGGGCCCGCGCCTGCCGATCGACCTGAGCCCGGCCGTGCGGGTGGAGGAGTAG
- the zwf gene encoding glucose-6-phosphate dehydrogenase, giving the protein MPEPENEAELKDDAACGVEPAPPCTLVIFGAMGDLTKRLLMPSLYNLAGSGLLDQDFKILGVDHNDNTDEGLRKALSEALEDFSKDPDSEFHTDRIDPRSWGFVRERIHFLKGDFEDPALFAALGERIQDNAVFYLAVAARFFGTVVEGLGKAGLLKQTDGTFRRVVIEKPFGQDLESAKALNARILKCADESQFYRIDHFLGKETVQSILAMRFANGMLEPVWRREYVDSVQITAAETVGVEERGGFYEPTGALRDMVPNHLFQLLCMVAMEPPNSFGAEAVRDEKAKLAEAVKPIPPSDAVRGQYTAGRLEGHDLPAYRDEHDVARDSVTETYVALKLEIDNWRWAGVPFYLRTGKRMAARRTEIAVLFKPAPFRLFEGHGVDPLTPNVMRITIDPQHGAATELNVKVPGPKMRIGRVRTSFRYADFFANPPNVGYETLLYDCMTGDATMFQRADNIEAGWAAVDPLLKGWPQADVAFYPVGSDGPREADDLLARDGRHWLGLDGETD; this is encoded by the coding sequence ATGCCCGAACCCGAGAACGAGGCCGAACTGAAGGACGACGCCGCCTGCGGCGTCGAGCCGGCGCCGCCCTGCACGCTGGTGATCTTCGGTGCGATGGGCGACCTGACCAAGCGCCTGCTGATGCCCTCGCTCTACAACCTCGCGGGCAGCGGCCTGCTCGACCAGGACTTCAAGATCCTCGGCGTCGATCACAACGACAACACCGACGAGGGCCTGCGCAAGGCGCTCTCCGAGGCGCTGGAGGACTTCTCCAAGGATCCGGACTCGGAGTTCCACACCGACCGCATCGACCCGCGAAGCTGGGGCTTCGTGCGCGAGCGCATCCACTTCCTCAAGGGCGACTTCGAGGATCCCGCCCTGTTCGCGGCGCTCGGCGAGCGTATCCAGGACAACGCGGTGTTCTACCTCGCGGTGGCAGCGCGCTTCTTCGGCACCGTGGTGGAGGGCTTGGGGAAGGCCGGCCTGCTCAAGCAGACGGACGGCACCTTCCGCCGCGTGGTGATCGAGAAGCCGTTCGGCCAGGACCTCGAATCCGCCAAGGCGCTCAACGCCCGCATCCTGAAATGCGCCGACGAGAGCCAGTTCTACCGGATCGACCACTTCCTCGGAAAGGAGACCGTGCAGTCGATCCTGGCGATGCGCTTCGCCAACGGCATGCTCGAGCCGGTCTGGCGGCGCGAATACGTCGACAGCGTGCAGATCACCGCCGCCGAGACGGTCGGCGTCGAGGAGCGCGGCGGTTTCTACGAGCCGACCGGAGCGCTGCGGGACATGGTGCCCAACCACCTGTTCCAGCTGCTCTGCATGGTGGCGATGGAGCCGCCGAACTCCTTCGGCGCGGAGGCCGTGCGCGACGAGAAGGCGAAGCTCGCCGAGGCTGTAAAGCCGATCCCGCCGTCGGACGCGGTGCGCGGCCAGTACACGGCCGGCCGGCTCGAGGGGCACGATCTCCCGGCCTACCGCGACGAGCACGACGTGGCGCGCGACTCCGTGACCGAGACCTACGTCGCGCTGAAGCTGGAGATCGACAACTGGCGCTGGGCAGGCGTGCCGTTCTACCTGCGCACCGGCAAGCGCATGGCGGCCCGGCGGACCGAGATCGCGGTGCTGTTCAAGCCCGCGCCCTTCCGGCTGTTCGAGGGACACGGCGTCGACCCGCTGACGCCGAACGTGATGCGGATCACCATCGACCCGCAGCACGGTGCGGCGACCGAACTCAACGTGAAGGTGCCCGGCCCGAAGATGCGCATCGGCCGGGTCCGCACCAGTTTCCGCTACGCCGACTTCTTCGCGAACCCGCCGAATGTCGGCTACGAGACGCTGCTCTACGACTGCATGACCGGCGACGCGACCATGTTCCAGCGCGCCGACAACATCGAGGCGGGCTGGGCGGCAGTCGATCCGCTGCTGAAGGGCTGGCCGCAGGCAGACGTCGCCTTCTACCCGGTCGGCAGCGACGGGCCGCGGGAAGCGGACGACCTGCTCGCCCGCGACGGGCGCCACTGGCTGGGGCTCGACGGCGAGACGGATTGA
- a CDS encoding restriction endonuclease — protein sequence MPGRPSLVARLFWASVAGLALGLVYGPPALVATAAGLGLVLLRHIGRPGRFRSRVRRIARRHAETLALRRRQECFVDAYGNEIRDSWLRERDYFLDRTVLPQLEARFPDYVVARRPEALAIVEAVAEAADLPEEDAPPEDGIGYEQFCLGRLKAAGWRAHPTPASGDQGADIVATRGRTRLVVQCKRYGKPVGNAAVQEAAAARRYWEADAAAVVSNAGFTPAARKLAAATGVALLHHDALGTLAEADLLAEA from the coding sequence ATGCCCGGCCGGCCCAGCCTCGTCGCCCGCCTGTTCTGGGCGAGCGTGGCGGGCCTCGCCCTCGGCCTCGTCTACGGGCCGCCCGCCCTCGTGGCGACGGCGGCGGGGCTCGGCCTCGTCCTGCTGCGCCACATCGGCCGGCCCGGCCGCTTCCGGTCCCGCGTGCGCCGGATCGCGCGCCGGCACGCCGAGACCCTGGCGCTGCGCCGACGCCAGGAGTGCTTCGTGGACGCCTACGGCAACGAGATCCGCGACAGCTGGCTGCGCGAGCGCGACTACTTCCTCGACCGCACGGTCCTGCCGCAGCTGGAGGCGCGCTTTCCCGACTACGTCGTGGCGCGTAGGCCTGAGGCGCTCGCCATCGTCGAGGCGGTGGCGGAGGCCGCCGACCTTCCCGAAGAGGATGCGCCGCCCGAGGACGGGATCGGCTACGAGCAATTCTGCCTCGGTCGGCTGAAGGCGGCGGGTTGGCGCGCCCACCCGACCCCCGCGAGCGGCGACCAGGGCGCCGACATCGTGGCGACGCGCGGGCGCACCCGGCTCGTCGTGCAGTGCAAGCGCTACGGCAAGCCGGTCGGCAACGCGGCGGTGCAGGAGGCGGCGGCCGCCCGGCGCTACTGGGAGGCGGACGCCGCGGCGGTGGTGTCGAACGCGGGCTTCACCCCGGCCGCCCGCAAGCTCGCCGCCGCCACGGGCGTCGCGCTCCTGCACCACGACGCGCTCGGGACGCTCGCGGAGGCGGATCTGCTGGCGGAGGCGTGA